Proteins from a single region of Synechococcus sp. WH 8109:
- a CDS encoding helix-turn-helix transcriptional regulator: MKTSIEYRDPLELSEELAKLGQLTKITQLEGGSGFYTMQAANTNKVALAEISANKTLLYEGWGNGITIDFNWITPKANTQGVFGCCDGFKMTKNSLAGFGTINSVPGNAWGKYNNECSSTGCMLEKQLLFELLENCKAYDGLERLTSDQGIYCNNTALNQLKRLAAREVSAGIQNPEKYFDLAIACLEEPMTEQNSQDPKHIDQLREIIDLAHSEKTMESPLSLLEVCKYINTSQASLYRICQEYFGMGIIELMTQIRLEESRRIMLNQDARRKLNLYSIRDIAIKYGFKHQGRYARRYYTAFGELPSQTIEKSRRYRLPI; encoded by the coding sequence ATGAAAACATCTATTGAATATCGTGATCCACTGGAGCTCTCTGAAGAGCTTGCAAAACTCGGTCAGCTTACAAAAATAACGCAACTGGAAGGTGGCAGTGGTTTCTATACTATGCAAGCAGCAAATACTAATAAAGTCGCACTTGCAGAAATATCTGCCAACAAAACATTATTGTACGAGGGGTGGGGGAATGGTATAACTATTGATTTCAATTGGATTACGCCAAAAGCTAATACTCAAGGAGTCTTTGGCTGTTGTGATGGATTTAAAATGACAAAAAATAGCCTGGCTGGATTTGGCACGATTAATTCAGTACCAGGAAACGCATGGGGAAAATATAACAACGAATGTTCTAGTACTGGTTGCATGCTAGAAAAGCAGCTCCTATTTGAATTACTCGAAAATTGCAAAGCATATGATGGACTTGAACGACTCACGAGTGATCAGGGGATTTATTGCAATAATACAGCTCTAAACCAACTTAAGAGATTAGCTGCCAGAGAAGTATCTGCGGGAATTCAGAACCCAGAAAAATATTTTGATCTTGCAATCGCATGTCTAGAAGAGCCAATGACTGAGCAAAATAGTCAAGATCCAAAACATATCGATCAATTAAGAGAAATCATTGATCTTGCACATAGTGAGAAGACGATGGAATCCCCTCTATCATTGCTTGAAGTATGCAAATATATAAATACAAGCCAAGCATCATTATATCGCATATGTCAGGAGTACTTTGGAATGGGAATCATTGAATTGATGACACAAATTAGACTTGAAGAATCCAGAAGAATTATGCTTAACCAAGACGCTCGTCGAAAACTAAATCTATATTCAATTCGAGATATTGCAATTAAATATGGGTTTAAGCATCAAGGGAGATATGCACGGCGCTATTACACTGCATTCGGAGAACTCCCAAGTCAGACTATCGAAAAGTCGAGAAGATATAGATTGCCAATATAG
- a CDS encoding helix-turn-helix domain-containing protein produces MEEFCKAHFEEYHSTSSFGCNVTQLSTGLLETKTTCSPIQDVHLEIFKSNQTLLYEEEANTKSVSFCWLDTLPTNDTEAQTIISGHQMTKDSIAGFNRINKTGGNIWDIVGANEELCCMSLKWNKLQERINKLNAFNAYARLEECIGIDSHDHACAQLKKLFSGHFNGQPSTKPNSFYDLAIIFLDNENNESTYDAHRCESTDLIEDMVRLIHEDRAGMPPITLDEITEYLNSNTESLNTICRKNFNMDVIELVRRVRLEQTRKAFLTPHSSTGLKDFTKKRTALYYGFTNWKKFEASYSTYFGESPSQTIDRSNKNLYSFSAWQGE; encoded by the coding sequence ATGGAGGAATTTTGCAAAGCACATTTCGAGGAATATCACTCAACATCCAGCTTCGGATGCAATGTAACTCAACTAAGCACCGGCCTTCTCGAAACGAAGACCACTTGCTCACCTATTCAAGATGTACATCTTGAAATTTTTAAATCGAACCAAACTCTGCTCTACGAGGAAGAAGCCAACACAAAATCAGTATCATTCTGCTGGCTAGACACATTACCGACAAACGATACGGAGGCACAGACAATCATTAGCGGCCACCAAATGACAAAAGATAGCATTGCTGGCTTCAACCGGATAAACAAAACAGGAGGAAATATCTGGGACATTGTAGGAGCAAACGAAGAGCTTTGCTGCATGAGCCTGAAATGGAATAAATTACAAGAGAGAATCAACAAATTGAACGCATTTAATGCCTATGCGAGGCTTGAGGAATGCATTGGAATTGACTCGCATGATCATGCATGTGCTCAGCTCAAAAAATTATTTAGCGGACATTTTAATGGCCAGCCATCAACGAAACCAAATTCATTTTACGATCTAGCAATTATATTCCTAGACAACGAAAATAATGAATCAACCTATGACGCACATCGATGCGAGTCAACGGATCTAATAGAAGACATGGTTAGACTAATTCACGAAGATAGGGCTGGCATGCCACCAATAACACTTGACGAAATTACTGAATACTTGAATTCAAATACAGAGTCTCTCAATACTATATGCCGAAAAAACTTTAATATGGATGTGATTGAGCTTGTAAGAAGAGTACGCCTAGAACAGACTCGCAAGGCTTTTTTAACTCCACATTCCTCAACAGGTCTCAAAGATTTTACAAAAAAGAGAACAGCACTTTACTACGGTTTTACGAACTGGAAAAAATTCGAAGCCTCCTACTCCACATACTTTGGGGAATCACCCAGCCAAACAATAGATCGATCCAATAAAAATTTGTATTCATTTAGTGCATGGCAGGGAGAGTAA
- the mpeA gene encoding class 2 C-phycoerythrin subunit alpha produces MKSVITTVVGAADSASRFPTASDMESVQGSIQRASARLEAAEKLASNYDQVAQEAVDAVYAQYPNGATGRQPRKCATEGKEKCKRDFVHYLRLINYCLVTGGTGPLDELAINGQKEVYKALSIDAGTYVAGFSHLRSRGCAPRDMSAQALTAYNQLLDYVINSLG; encoded by the coding sequence CAGCGCATCCCGCTTCCCCACAGCCTCCGACATGGAGTCCGTCCAGGGCTCCATCCAACGCGCCTCTGCTCGTTTGGAAGCTGCTGAAAAGCTGGCCAGCAACTACGACCAAGTTGCACAGGAAGCTGTTGATGCTGTCTACGCCCAGTACCCCAACGGTGCCACCGGCCGTCAGCCCCGTAAGTGCGCCACCGAAGGCAAAGAGAAGTGCAAGCGTGACTTCGTTCACTACCTGCGTCTGATCAACTACTGCCTGGTCACCGGCGGCACCGGCCCTCTGGATGAGCTGGCCATCAACGGTCAGAAAGAGGTCTACAAGGCCCTCAGCATCGACGCTGGCACCTACGTGGCTGGTTTCTCCCACCTGCGTTCCCGCGGTTGCGCCCCTCGCGACATGAGCGCTCAGGCTCTGACCGCCTACAACCAGCTGCTCGACTATGTGATCAACTCCCTCGGCTGA
- a CDS encoding HEAT repeat domain-containing protein, which yields MPSSQRFDNLFSWMGEQQAIELLSQNVSTLDNPGIKYIAATRLGACSSRDSLDALVAAATGDRDNIFDSITRRKSIEALGRRRDLSTLPTIYEAMHSSDEQTIVNSVDTLIHFGIPLDAQFKSSLLKIIQNGSDILKRVAIQCFTRLEMHECNGIIHEQESNPNILVNGASIAYSIRVEDDKHKLHILENHLNDLNVIHRRSSVIDIGDAGDPSLLSSISKAAVSMPLRAKSAFKMTSKIKTKSQRTLINQMLKDDSRHLYFTQKFDAPNDLEKVCDFLKHRDEEHQYFGAKTVLSWPASTVTDAIKSIWDHHGSDYGVHYQVNCLVSQLGLKELSYIIKESLLEPAPQYAKSKIAATWGCLTLGLMECRSDIENLLLKSTWEPLRWTCAEVLREL from the coding sequence GTGCCAAGTTCACAGCGATTTGATAATCTTTTTTCATGGATGGGTGAACAGCAAGCAATTGAGTTGCTTTCGCAAAACGTTAGTACTCTTGATAATCCTGGCATTAAATATATAGCTGCAACACGGTTGGGAGCTTGTTCTTCACGAGATTCTTTGGATGCATTAGTCGCAGCGGCTACCGGGGATAGAGATAATATTTTCGATTCCATTACGCGTCGTAAGTCCATTGAAGCGCTAGGGCGTCGTCGCGACCTTAGTACTCTGCCAACCATTTATGAAGCTATGCATAGTAGTGATGAGCAGACGATTGTGAATTCAGTAGATACGCTAATTCATTTTGGCATACCTCTTGATGCTCAGTTTAAATCATCTCTTTTGAAGATTATTCAAAATGGCTCCGATATACTCAAGCGTGTTGCCATTCAATGCTTCACTCGTTTGGAGATGCATGAGTGTAATGGTATTATTCATGAGCAAGAGAGTAATCCAAATATATTGGTTAATGGCGCATCAATCGCTTATTCAATAAGGGTTGAAGATGACAAGCATAAATTGCATATTCTTGAAAATCATCTCAACGATTTGAATGTCATACATAGACGTTCGTCCGTCATTGATATTGGTGACGCTGGAGACCCTTCTCTTTTGTCAAGTATTTCGAAAGCAGCGGTGTCAATGCCGTTGAGAGCTAAAAGTGCGTTCAAGATGACTTCTAAAATTAAAACTAAATCACAAAGAACATTAATCAATCAAATGTTGAAGGATGATTCTCGACATTTGTATTTTACGCAGAAATTTGATGCACCAAATGATTTAGAAAAAGTTTGCGATTTCCTTAAGCATAGAGATGAAGAGCACCAGTACTTTGGTGCTAAGACCGTATTGAGTTGGCCAGCTTCAACTGTAACTGACGCAATTAAGTCTATTTGGGACCATCATGGATCTGATTATGGTGTTCACTATCAAGTAAATTGCTTGGTGTCTCAACTCGGCTTAAAAGAGTTGTCTTACATAATAAAGGAATCATTATTGGAGCCGGCTCCGCAGTATGCAAAATCAAAAATAGCTGCGACTTGGGGATGTTTAACTTTAGGTTTAATGGAATGTCGTAGTGATATTGAAAATCTACTTTTAAAATCCACTTGGGAGCCCCTACGATGGACATGCGCGGAAGTCTTGCGTGAACTATAG
- a CDS encoding HEAT repeat domain-containing protein, with protein MTGLFDNIHAGLDQQGAIDILSKEVGILESESDYYMAVSHLINFPGSKTSQALLAFLDKCSADVPVGLAQRKAVEVLARLGVAEATSKIASFLSSSDVYMVENAAWALSRLNCQDPEVHQHMIDLLDDASQNQRVLIQSLSKLSVESAISTISVHTAHEKTSVRGAAIAAMIHLSGDQSHLADLSDHLYASNQMDRQSAVQDVIDANAVELLSDLMQAPISPAFRMRAVRSLLNNPSNKLSDHDLLSAVDQVLFDDPRLITVLHHYGDPLPTELLIDGLFHPDFSRCYLAMQALIKRDAQEIWSAIENCWQDKAHNDYGAHYFLMRLFGLAEGWTDEALLDIRKILSDAIADKRPQFRKSPPAALLSFAILFPGQYDSFLDNCLYLENNLSWDMRYAGLLLIQSDQTEHLQLRFQRQLQQLVESDGDSLLRLKAQSILDRG; from the coding sequence ATGACTGGTCTTTTCGATAATATTCATGCTGGCTTGGATCAACAGGGAGCAATTGATATCTTGTCTAAAGAAGTTGGTATTCTGGAAAGTGAGAGTGATTATTATATGGCTGTTTCTCATTTAATTAATTTTCCAGGCTCGAAAACCAGTCAAGCCTTATTGGCTTTTCTAGATAAGTGTTCTGCGGATGTACCTGTAGGTCTTGCACAACGAAAAGCTGTAGAAGTTCTTGCGCGATTAGGGGTTGCAGAGGCGACGTCCAAAATTGCAAGTTTTTTAAGTAGCTCTGATGTGTATATGGTTGAGAATGCTGCTTGGGCATTGTCTCGTTTGAACTGTCAAGATCCTGAAGTTCACCAACATATGATCGATTTGTTAGATGATGCTAGCCAGAATCAAAGAGTCTTAATTCAAAGTCTCTCAAAGCTTTCTGTTGAATCAGCAATTTCTACTATTTCAGTACACACAGCCCATGAAAAGACTTCGGTCCGTGGTGCTGCCATCGCTGCCATGATTCATCTATCTGGAGATCAATCCCATCTGGCTGATCTTTCGGATCATTTGTACGCCTCCAATCAAATGGATCGCCAGTCGGCCGTTCAGGATGTGATCGATGCGAATGCTGTTGAGCTTTTGTCTGATTTGATGCAAGCACCAATATCGCCTGCATTTCGGATGCGAGCTGTAAGATCTCTCTTGAATAACCCGTCAAACAAACTCTCAGACCATGATTTACTATCAGCGGTAGATCAAGTTTTGTTTGACGATCCTCGTTTGATCACTGTCCTACATCATTACGGCGATCCTTTGCCTACAGAGCTACTGATTGATGGCTTGTTCCATCCCGATTTTAGTCGTTGTTATCTTGCTATGCAGGCACTAATAAAACGTGATGCTCAAGAGATTTGGAGTGCTATTGAGAATTGCTGGCAAGATAAAGCCCACAATGACTATGGTGCACACTATTTTTTGATGCGTTTGTTTGGCCTTGCTGAAGGTTGGACAGACGAAGCATTACTTGATATTCGCAAAATTCTCTCAGATGCTATTGCAGATAAGCGTCCTCAATTTAGAAAATCACCCCCAGCTGCTTTGCTGTCATTCGCCATACTATTTCCTGGCCAATACGATAGTTTTCTGGATAATTGTTTGTATTTAGAAAATAATCTTAGTTGGGATATGCGTTACGCAGGCCTCCTCTTGATTCAATCTGATCAAACCGAGCATCTTCAACTTCGATTTCAACGTCAACTACAACAGCTTGTCGAGTCTGATGGCGACAGTTTGCTGCGACTAAAAGCACAGAGCATTCTGGATCGTGGTTGA
- a CDS encoding DUF2656 family protein has protein sequence MTTFVLSHNLQVQSDLVPALNFELLAQELKSLSKNISSTAVLNHPHWKLSISTDLSPQDMAVDLVQTWSEHRRQLGHDMNHVVLALGGRKDSQASPGAPLQEGYWGVDLVETPDETTFLQAINWEALKAGRSEDAIFEVSSRAS, from the coding sequence ATGACGACGTTTGTTCTATCCCATAACTTGCAGGTTCAATCAGATCTCGTGCCTGCATTAAATTTTGAACTGCTTGCTCAAGAACTTAAATCTCTTTCGAAAAATATCTCTTCAACAGCAGTTCTTAATCATCCTCATTGGAAGCTCTCTATATCAACTGATTTATCGCCGCAGGATATGGCTGTTGATTTAGTGCAAACTTGGTCTGAGCACCGTCGTCAACTCGGGCACGACATGAACCACGTTGTCCTGGCACTTGGTGGAAGGAAAGACTCCCAAGCATCTCCTGGAGCTCCACTCCAGGAGGGATATTGGGGTGTTGATTTGGTTGAAACGCCTGATGAAACCACTTTTCTTCAAGCAATCAACTGGGAGGCACTTAAAGCTGGCCGATCCGAAGATGCGATTTTTGAAGTCTCTTCGAGAGCTTCATAG
- a CDS encoding HEAT repeat domain-containing protein produces the protein MLQDFTDISSISESQLTEEEALQLADELSAKLSEGEIPRSDAESLKRMVAGLGDARGALRLTFAKSLGAVGNEALPILCKALRQHQNVIVRRASAKTLNLIGNKDALPYLLEAFLEDSDPVVLGSSAGAMATIGPDAMDSLLGILKNPDCTPFQVGLINLALSFIGAKAPEALLEAASSDVAEVRVAAISALGDQIQKSDDLRAQNRVFQALNDISAEVRAEAVTLIGKSCDAEDVEQMLIKKLIDTDTQVRKNTAMALMKLEAINSIKSIEKAKSKESDESVQAVFNAAINILSRDL, from the coding sequence GTGCTCCAGGATTTCACCGATATCTCATCAATCAGCGAAAGCCAACTCACGGAAGAAGAAGCTCTCCAACTCGCTGATGAACTCAGTGCAAAATTAAGCGAAGGTGAGATCCCAAGATCTGACGCCGAGTCACTCAAACGTATGGTCGCCGGACTTGGGGATGCGAGAGGCGCTTTACGACTCACCTTTGCAAAAAGTCTTGGGGCGGTAGGTAACGAAGCTCTACCCATTCTTTGTAAAGCACTTCGCCAGCACCAGAATGTGATCGTAAGAAGAGCATCAGCCAAAACACTGAATTTGATTGGCAACAAGGACGCGTTGCCTTATCTGCTTGAAGCCTTTTTAGAAGATAGTGATCCAGTTGTACTCGGGTCGTCTGCTGGAGCGATGGCAACCATTGGCCCCGACGCAATGGATTCGTTGCTTGGAATCCTCAAAAATCCAGATTGCACACCATTCCAGGTTGGTTTGATCAACCTTGCTCTGAGTTTCATCGGCGCAAAAGCACCGGAAGCATTGCTCGAGGCTGCCAGTTCAGACGTGGCAGAAGTTCGAGTTGCTGCAATTTCAGCCTTGGGAGATCAAATACAGAAGAGTGATGATCTGCGGGCACAAAACAGAGTCTTTCAAGCGCTCAATGACATCTCAGCAGAGGTGAGAGCAGAAGCGGTAACTCTCATAGGAAAATCATGTGATGCCGAAGATGTTGAACAAATGCTTATCAAAAAATTAATCGACACAGACACTCAGGTACGCAAAAATACAGCAATGGCACTCATGAAGCTCGAGGCAATTAACAGCATCAAAAGCATAGAAAAAGCGAAATCGAAAGAATCAGATGAGTCAGTCCAAGCAGTATTCAATGCAGCAATTAATATACTAAGCCGAGATTTATAA
- a CDS encoding Nif11-like leader peptide family natural product precursor yields the protein MSRAEFIRFLQVLEEDLSFRSLFKEAEPEEILKLANQHGFIFSDEIKGRFLNRWAGVYFCPFANDVGRLCPKMVPEGFNTLLHYSQTTCAKEDKVERFDFRAGGYYKGVETVAR from the coding sequence ATGTCTCGTGCTGAGTTTATCCGCTTTCTTCAGGTTCTAGAAGAAGACCTATCGTTCAGATCCCTTTTCAAAGAAGCTGAGCCCGAGGAGATCCTCAAGCTCGCTAATCAACATGGATTTATCTTTTCTGATGAAATAAAAGGACGTTTTCTTAATCGATGGGCAGGGGTGTACTTCTGCCCATTTGCCAATGATGTTGGGAGGCTGTGCCCCAAGATGGTGCCCGAAGGGTTTAATACTCTGCTGCACTATTCACAGACAACATGCGCAAAAGAAGACAAAGTAGAACGTTTTGATTTCCGCGCTGGAGGCTACTACAAAGGTGTAGAAACTGTAGCTCGATAA
- the cpeA gene encoding class 1 C-phycoerythrin subunit alpha — MKSVVTTVVTAADAAGRFPSQNDLEAVQGNIQRAAARLEAAEKLAAGLDNVTREAGDACFNKYAYLRQPGEAGDSQVKVDKCYRDLGHYLRLINYCLIVGGTGPLDEWGIAGAREVYRTLGLPTNAYIEALTYTRDRACAPRDMSPQALNEFKSYLDYAINALS; from the coding sequence ATGAAATCCGTCGTCACCACTGTTGTGACCGCAGCTGATGCAGCCGGTCGCTTCCCTTCCCAGAACGATCTTGAAGCTGTTCAGGGCAACATCCAGCGTGCAGCTGCTCGTCTGGAAGCTGCCGAAAAGCTGGCCGCCGGTCTGGACAATGTCACCCGCGAAGCAGGTGATGCTTGCTTCAATAAGTACGCCTATCTGCGGCAACCCGGTGAAGCCGGTGATAGCCAAGTGAAGGTCGACAAGTGCTACCGCGACCTCGGTCACTACCTGCGCTTGATCAACTACTGCCTCATCGTGGGTGGTACAGGTCCTCTCGATGAGTGGGGTATTGCAGGAGCACGTGAGGTGTATCGCACCTTGGGTCTTCCCACCAACGCGTACATCGAAGCTTTGACTTACACTCGCGATCGTGCTTGTGCCCCTCGCGATATGAGCCCTCAGGCTCTTAATGAGTTCAAGAGCTATCTTGACTACGCAATTAACGCACTGTCTTGA
- a CDS encoding phycobilisome rod-core linker polypeptide has translation MLSTQTSPAGMAAASRTKPASYAISSKAGKNTVHRTVAGAIAEFKRNTCSQMGLGIGPRLHSECPFAVTFDEYHPSSSEALERTIISAYRQVYGNLPPTENERCTSLEARLMNGEITVRDFVNGLAKSPFYKENYFHSVAPQRGIELNFKHLLGRAPLTQEEVQNSIKLQAEEGFDALIDSLTDCAEYAEVFGSDIVPYMRAGDSYAGMMTSSFNMMRELAGTKVAVSDNAQGRRSRTTMQLAAAAISMMKPIFKGAPTLPQQKYGGHQPPRRTGAAPFRPFGVKPLPF, from the coding sequence ATGCTCAGTACACAAACGAGCCCGGCTGGAATGGCTGCTGCTAGCCGCACCAAACCAGCGTCTTACGCGATATCCAGCAAAGCTGGCAAAAACACCGTCCATCGGACTGTTGCTGGAGCCATCGCTGAATTTAAGCGCAACACCTGTTCCCAAATGGGACTTGGCATTGGCCCAAGGCTGCATAGTGAATGTCCCTTCGCAGTGACTTTCGACGAGTATCACCCAAGCAGCAGTGAAGCACTAGAGCGGACAATCATTTCCGCCTACAGGCAGGTCTACGGAAACCTACCTCCCACTGAAAACGAGCGTTGCACATCCCTTGAGGCTCGCTTGATGAACGGAGAAATTACAGTTCGCGACTTTGTGAACGGCCTAGCAAAATCTCCTTTCTACAAGGAAAATTATTTCCATAGTGTCGCCCCTCAACGGGGGATTGAACTGAACTTCAAACACCTGCTTGGACGGGCACCCCTCACTCAAGAAGAAGTTCAAAACAGCATCAAACTTCAAGCAGAAGAGGGATTTGATGCTCTGATTGACAGCCTCACAGATTGCGCAGAATATGCCGAGGTGTTTGGATCAGACATCGTTCCTTACATGCGAGCAGGCGATTCCTACGCAGGAATGATGACCAGCTCCTTCAACATGATGCGCGAGCTTGCCGGCACAAAGGTTGCCGTTAGTGACAACGCACAAGGACGTCGGAGTCGCACCACGATGCAACTGGCTGCAGCAGCGATCAGCATGATGAAGCCGATCTTTAAGGGCGCACCAACGCTGCCCCAACAAAAGTACGGAGGACATCAGCCTCCCAGGAGAACCGGCGCTGCTCCCTTCCGTCCCTTCGGCGTTAAGCCACTGCCATTTTGA
- a CDS encoding HEAT repeat domain-containing protein, whose amino-acid sequence MSGDSNIPSVDALFEDLMHPNPRIQEEACLILSENYREEALPTLLDLFCHHDPKVYRAAVKGVGFFGSSAFAPLIELYATTENQTARRCCPKAFVQVFKNFPDQPFPDSVMEMLEQGIDDSDMVVVQGALMCLGQIGKQQFKSEEAIQILAKSLSSQNVALIFSASQALADIPNPLAEDALRSLQNNNDDPLIQEAAQSALARLQNLLNSKR is encoded by the coding sequence ATGAGTGGCGATTCGAACATTCCTTCAGTTGATGCATTGTTTGAAGATCTAATGCATCCCAACCCTAGGATTCAAGAAGAAGCTTGTTTAATTCTTTCTGAGAACTATCGGGAAGAGGCATTGCCAACATTATTGGATCTCTTCTGTCATCATGATCCTAAAGTCTACAGAGCGGCTGTTAAAGGTGTTGGCTTTTTTGGGAGCTCTGCGTTTGCTCCCTTGATCGAACTTTATGCAACAACAGAGAATCAAACTGCAAGGCGTTGCTGCCCTAAGGCCTTTGTGCAGGTGTTCAAAAACTTCCCAGATCAGCCGTTTCCTGATTCAGTCATGGAAATGCTGGAACAAGGGATAGATGATTCCGATATGGTTGTCGTGCAGGGTGCACTGATGTGTCTTGGTCAGATCGGTAAGCAACAATTTAAGTCTGAAGAGGCAATCCAAATTTTGGCCAAGTCTCTCAGCAGCCAAAATGTTGCTTTGATTTTCAGTGCATCTCAGGCTCTTGCCGATATTCCCAATCCTTTGGCAGAAGATGCTTTACGTTCATTGCAGAACAATAATGATGATCCCTTGATACAGGAGGCTGCACAGTCTGCATTGGCACGACTTCAGAATCTGCTCAATTCAAAGCGTTAG